One part of the Ochrobactrum quorumnocens genome encodes these proteins:
- a CDS encoding nucleoside hydrolase, producing the protein MARKIIIDTDPGQDDAVAILLALASPELDILGITAVAGNGPLARTEINTRTICEVAKKPDTKVFAGSIRPLVRPLVTAENVHGKTGLDGYDLPQPTMPLQAQHGVDFIIETLMKEEAGTVTLCPLGPLTNIASALIREPKIAQRVKEIVLMGGGYFEGGNITPSAEFNIYVDPHAAAVVFKSGIQITMMPLDVTHKVLTTEKRIAAIRGIGTHVGEVVAAWLEFFERYDEAKYGTDGGPLHDPNVIAYLLKPELYSGRHCNVEIEINSELTIGETVVDWWEVTDRPKNALFIKDVDADGFFALLTERLATL; encoded by the coding sequence ATGGCCCGTAAAATCATTATCGACACCGATCCAGGTCAGGACGATGCAGTCGCCATTCTTCTGGCACTCGCAAGCCCGGAACTCGATATTCTTGGCATCACGGCAGTTGCTGGCAATGGCCCGCTGGCGCGTACAGAGATCAACACCCGCACCATTTGCGAAGTGGCAAAAAAGCCAGATACAAAAGTCTTCGCCGGTTCGATCCGTCCACTGGTGCGTCCGCTGGTAACGGCTGAAAACGTCCATGGCAAAACCGGTCTAGATGGCTATGATCTGCCACAGCCAACTATGCCACTTCAGGCGCAACATGGCGTTGATTTCATTATTGAAACGCTGATGAAGGAAGAAGCTGGCACCGTTACGCTCTGCCCGCTTGGCCCTCTTACAAATATCGCATCTGCGCTGATCCGCGAGCCGAAGATCGCTCAACGCGTCAAGGAAATCGTTCTGATGGGCGGCGGCTATTTTGAAGGTGGCAACATCACGCCATCGGCAGAATTCAACATCTATGTTGATCCACATGCTGCTGCGGTTGTCTTCAAATCTGGCATCCAGATCACCATGATGCCGCTCGATGTCACCCATAAGGTACTGACCACCGAAAAGCGCATCGCAGCCATTCGCGGCATCGGCACGCATGTTGGTGAGGTGGTCGCGGCATGGCTCGAATTCTTCGAGCGTTACGATGAAGCGAAATACGGCACCGACGGCGGCCCTCTGCATGATCCGAACGTCATCGCCTATCTGCTGAAGCCAGAACTTTACTCAGGCCGTCATTGTAACGTGGAAATTGAGATCAACTCGGAACTGACGATTGGTGAAACAGTCGTCGACTGGTGGGAAGTGACTGATCGTCCGAAGAACGCGCTCTTCATCAAGGACGTCGATGCGGATGGCTTCTTTGCACTGCTGACCGAGCGTCTCGCAACGCTCTAA
- a CDS encoding ADP-ribosylglycohydrolase family protein, with protein sequence MKAWELTRDLLRDTKPVVRTAEEQTWDASAVMKAQDDLMAMFWKSNVPGSAAPECLMAGALQSLENKGYVLAPYAELLRDGLAALERGDFETLYRIDMRLRVLMRAAKPDPNHPSQKTTRFASWEAFDATVKWPEDVAYDLSSDDFRARTSGAWMAQLVGAAAGTALEGYTAENIAEVFGPIRDYVREPNTYNDDITFEIAFLEAFGDKGSAVTSADIAERWTSLIPLGWSAEAIALSNMRRGLTAPETGTSDNPFDEWIGAQMRGTICGMVVPGRAREAARLAWMDAEISHAGNGILGEVFNAVMAARAFAMSDTRELLVSTAALFSTETEYGAVLAFALNACRSADKWQDAWAKCDAEYAEYNWIHVTPNAAAQVVALWFGEGDFDRMLEIVCGIGHDVDCNAAQILSMIAIQHGPGIIAERWSKPLLADDIVTYMRRPAKISFKALVDQTVDAARNAV encoded by the coding sequence ATGAAAGCCTGGGAGCTTACACGCGATCTGTTGCGCGACACCAAACCTGTTGTGCGCACAGCAGAAGAACAGACATGGGATGCAAGTGCAGTCATGAAGGCGCAGGACGACCTCATGGCAATGTTCTGGAAAAGCAATGTGCCGGGATCGGCAGCGCCTGAATGTCTGATGGCTGGCGCGCTGCAATCGCTGGAGAACAAGGGCTATGTGCTGGCACCATATGCGGAGCTTCTGCGCGATGGGCTTGCAGCGCTGGAGCGCGGCGACTTTGAAACGCTTTATCGCATCGATATGCGTTTGCGCGTGCTGATGCGGGCGGCAAAGCCGGACCCGAACCACCCATCGCAAAAGACTACGCGTTTTGCATCATGGGAAGCCTTTGACGCAACGGTCAAATGGCCGGAAGACGTGGCTTATGATCTTAGCTCCGATGATTTCCGCGCGCGCACCTCGGGCGCGTGGATGGCACAGCTGGTGGGGGCAGCCGCTGGCACGGCCCTTGAAGGCTATACAGCCGAAAACATCGCAGAAGTCTTCGGCCCGATCCGCGATTATGTACGCGAACCCAACACCTATAATGACGATATCACCTTCGAGATCGCCTTTCTTGAAGCCTTTGGCGACAAGGGCTCTGCCGTTACCAGCGCCGACATTGCCGAACGCTGGACGTCGCTCATCCCGCTTGGCTGGTCTGCGGAGGCAATCGCACTTTCCAACATGCGTCGGGGGCTTACAGCGCCTGAAACCGGCACATCTGACAATCCGTTCGACGAATGGATTGGCGCACAGATGCGCGGCACAATCTGCGGGATGGTTGTGCCGGGACGCGCGCGCGAAGCTGCCCGTCTCGCATGGATGGATGCGGAAATCTCCCATGCCGGAAACGGAATTTTGGGCGAAGTTTTCAATGCCGTCATGGCCGCACGCGCCTTTGCAATGAGCGACACACGCGAATTACTCGTCTCCACGGCAGCGCTTTTTTCGACCGAGACCGAATATGGTGCGGTGCTGGCGTTTGCGCTGAATGCCTGCCGCTCTGCCGATAAATGGCAGGATGCATGGGCAAAATGCGATGCGGAATATGCCGAGTATAACTGGATTCACGTCACACCAAACGCCGCAGCACAAGTGGTGGCACTTTGGTTTGGCGAAGGTGATTTCGACCGCATGCTCGAAATCGTCTGCGGCATCGGCCACGATGTCGACTGCAATGCAGCACAGATTCTAAGCATGATCGCCATCCAGCACGGCCCCGGCATCATCGCGGAACGCTGGTCAAAACCGCTTCTAGCCGACGACATTGTCACCTATATGCGCCGTCCGGCGAAAATCTCCTTCAAAGCGCTCGTCGACCAGACCGTTGATGCAGCGCGCAACGCAGTTTAA
- a CDS encoding ABC transporter permease, whose translation MSAVLAQILDPSFIATILRVATPLLLAALGVMISDRAGVLNIGMEGMMLIAALIAVLASAATGSPAIGLLAALIVGAFLGWLMSLSVNRLGTDLIMTGIALNIAAAAGTTLGLFLATGDKGMSGALKSGALPSFAIPYIGNIHILSFAALLAVPAVSLMMMRTRFGLHVRATGVDPKSARAAGIHVKRVQMQALVLSGIFGGAAGAYLSLGYVTWFGQNMTAGRGFIAIAAEVMGQGTAWGTLAASLVLAAAESLAITLQSLGLPFELMQMIPYLVPVVVLTVHAARRQRRARQLKKS comes from the coding sequence ATGAGCGCCGTTCTTGCACAAATTCTCGATCCTTCCTTCATCGCAACAATCCTGCGGGTCGCCACGCCTCTTTTGTTGGCGGCATTGGGCGTGATGATCTCTGACCGCGCAGGCGTGCTCAATATCGGCATGGAAGGCATGATGCTGATTGCAGCATTGATTGCCGTTCTCGCAAGTGCCGCAACGGGAAGTCCTGCCATCGGCCTGCTCGCAGCTCTTATTGTGGGGGCCTTCCTTGGCTGGCTGATGTCATTGTCCGTCAATCGGCTCGGTACTGATCTCATCATGACCGGTATCGCGCTCAACATTGCAGCGGCTGCAGGCACGACGCTGGGGCTTTTTCTTGCTACCGGCGACAAAGGCATGTCAGGCGCGTTGAAAAGCGGCGCACTCCCAAGCTTTGCCATACCTTATATCGGCAATATCCACATACTAAGCTTTGCAGCATTGCTCGCTGTGCCTGCTGTTAGCCTCATGATGATGCGTACACGCTTTGGCCTTCATGTGCGTGCAACGGGTGTTGATCCAAAATCCGCTCGCGCGGCAGGCATTCACGTCAAGCGCGTACAAATGCAGGCGCTGGTGCTTTCGGGCATTTTTGGTGGTGCAGCGGGTGCTTATCTTTCGCTCGGCTATGTCACATGGTTCGGCCAGAACATGACTGCCGGACGCGGCTTCATTGCCATTGCAGCGGAGGTTATGGGACAGGGAACTGCGTGGGGAACACTGGCCGCAAGCCTTGTACTGGCCGCAGCAGAATCTCTTGCCATTACGCTGCAAAGCCTCGGACTTCCGTTCGAGCTGATGCAGATGATCCCCTATCTCGTGCCAGTCGTGGTGCTGACAGTGCATGCCGCCAGAAGACAGCGGCGTGCAAGACAATTGAAAAAATCCTGA